Within Corvus hawaiiensis isolate bCorHaw1 chromosome 34 unlocalized genomic scaffold, bCorHaw1.pri.cur SUPER_34b, whole genome shotgun sequence, the genomic segment CAGGCGCCCCGGTCACCGTTCGGGGCCGGTTGATTTTGCCCCCGATCCCCATTGCGCCCCCACGTGTGCGCCGGGCACAACTTCCGGTTTGGCTTCACTTCCGGTCATTGAACCCCGCCCCTTGCGTCCCTCCTGTGAATATCATTGGTCCGTCCCCGCGCGGGGCGGCTTCTGATTGGCTGCTGTGGCGGAAGCTTCGCCCATATTATAAATTCAGTTAGGCCGcgcccttttatttttaaagggctTTTATTGGTTGGTGGGCGCCCGCTGCCGTCTCTGATTGGTCGAAAGCGCAGTGGACCCGCCCACAACTGGGATATATAAAAGGGGGCGAGGCGCCATTGTTTCGTCTTTCGGCGTTCGGAGCGGTGGGTGCTGCTTCCGTGTTTGTGGGTGGGATCGGGACTAAAACGGGGCGGGAAACACAGGGACGATCCTCCCGTTCTTGGCGGGCCCTGGCGGCCCCGTGCCGGGGTCTGTGATGTGCGGAGGGAAAGCAGCGACCGGCGCGAAGTCTTCGGTGCCGGCGGTCGCGTCCGCCGGTCCCACCCTCACACGCCGGGACAAGGCCGTGGCGCGCCCCGGGAGCTCCGAAACGCACGGGGCCGCCGCTTAACCGCCGTTTTCTGCTCCGCAGGGTCCGCTGAAGGACGGGGAACGTCGCGGGACTGCGCCGGCGGCAGACGGGCTGGTTTTGGACTTAAAATCGCTAATAAATCTGTCTGAACCACATTGATCTCGTGTCTTCTTTCGGTAGCAGCGCGTCCCGGGGCTGGGGTTCTCCGTTCCCCTTCCCCGCGCAGGGGCCGCTCCGTGACCCCGTTCCCGGCAGTCGAGGGGGATCCGTCCCCCTGGTCCGCCCGTGACGCTGGGATCCGCAGGTCCTCCCAGCCGCCGTCTCGATTATCCCCGCGGGCCAGAGCGGCCCCGGAAACAGCGAGGAGGGTTTCCGGTCCTCCAAGCCGCTGTCTCTATGATCGCCGTGGCGGGGGGAGGAGGATTCCCGGTCCTCCCAGCATCCGTCTCTATGGTTCCCCGCGGGCCAGAGCGGCCCCGGAAAgggcggagcggccgcggcgGGACGGGGGCGATGGCGGTGGACCCGCGCTGGCCTGTGGCGCTCGTCCGCGGCGCCGTCCCGGTAGCGcttgggctgctgctgtgggtggcGATGGCGGGGGGTGAGCAGGACCGGCAGCAGACACTGAAGGTACGGGGAGGGGGCGGTGGGGaagcctcggggccgggaccgGCCGTGATCTCCCCGTTTTCCCCGTTCGGCAGGTGCAGCCCGGGGCGGACTCCACGAGTTTATCGCAGCGGCGGCGCCACAATGAGCTGATCATGGCGGCGCTGCGCGAGGCGGCCGAGACCGACGACAACGTGGCGCAGCGTCGGGTGCCGTGGCGGAAGTGACGCCAACACCGGGAGACCACCGGGAGCCCCTCAGTCACCGTTTCCCGGTGACcgccccccccctccctcccggAACCTTCCGCGCTTGGCGCGGTTGCACACGGAACTGTTATGCGCGGTTGCGCTCGCGCCCGGACTGTTATAAACCACGGACACTTCCGGCgcctctcctggtgctgccatGTCCCCGCCGGGCGCGGAGGCCGCACCGGGCGCGGTCTCGGTGCCGGGGCCCGGTTCGGCCTCGCCGCGCCCGCTGTTGAgcggctgctggagctgccgcTTGCTGAGCGGCGCGGGGCTGCTGATGGCCGCCATCTGGATCTACCAAGGGCCGCGAAGCACCATGAGAAAGGGCGTCCCCCCCTCCATGGGCGTCCTCGCCCAGATCATCTTCGCCGCCGGTGAGGGACGGGGGGCCGCGGGAATAACGGGGGTGGAATAAcggggagggggcgcgggggTCGCCATCAGGGAAGAATGTGGGGGTTTCCCATGGTAACGAGGTGGAGAGAGAAtggggggggggtctggggtTGGGGAGGGACGGGATTCGGGGTTGCCATGGCAACGAGGGGGTCCGGACCTtcaggggatggggagggggctcagGGTCGGGGTGCGGGGTGGGGAAGGGCCCCCAGGTGACCGCCAGGTCTCCCCCCGCAGGTGTGGGGGCCTGGGGCATCATCATCCTCGCCGACCCCATGGGAAAGCAGCGCCGGAGGGAGCCCTAAGGGGGGGCCGCGCCCCAATAAAGCTGCTCGGAGCCCCCCAGttgtggttttggggaggaggacacaggacaggacaaagggagggggcacagctcgggtttatttgggtttgggggaggtttgggggtgtGTCCCCCTCAGCTCCCTTCTTTCTTGGCCACGATGACGACGGCAGAGGGGACCAGACCTAGAAGGGAGGGAGGACACACGTTGGGACTCCCAAAAAGATCCCCTAAAGTCCTGAAATTACCCTAAAACCACACAGACGTTCCCCCCTGGAAGCCCTGAATCACCCCAAACCTGCTCAGGACCCCCCCAGATTTTCTGGGAATCCCTCAAATAGTGACACCCCTCCAAAAGACCCCTTCTGACCCCCCAAACTCCCTCTGAACCCAAACTCCCCAAACCCTCTTTCATCCTTTGAGGAGCCTTTTCAACCCCAACCTTCCCCTAAATCTACCAAGGCCTCCCAAATGCCCCGaagcccccccaaaccccctcagcACCCCGCAGCTGcctcacccagctcctgcaggggtTTCTCCATGTCCTCCTCGGTGAAGAGGCGCCGGGGAAAGGCCGTGCGGAGGCTGAAAGGCTccggggggctccggggctCCCCGTTCCcgccgctcccagtgctcccagtgcccgcCGTGTCCCGGTGCAGCTCCACAAAGAGCCGCACGGCCGCCAGCGGCTCCCGCGCCCGAAAGCTCTGGGTCAGCGCCCGTCCGTCCGGCAGCCGGACCTTGGCAAGGGGCGGGGGAAGGTCAGGATCCCTCAGGATCCCCTCGGGACCGCCCGGAATCCCGGGGGATCCCCACAATCCGTACCTGGATCCGGCACTGGTCGTATTCCCGCGGCGCCGGCGGCTCCTGGGGGGTCACCGGGGGCGGCTCTGGGGTGACAGGGGCAAACTGGGGGAGGGACGGGAATCTGTTGGATGCCGGTGGGGCTGGATCCCATTGGATCCTTCTGggatccccaaaaccccatcgGGATCCCCCCCAGTCTTTTGGAGTCTCCTTTGGGATCCCTCTCACCCTTTGCGCTCGCTCCGCCTTGTCCCGCTCAATCTTCTCCCGCACTCTCTGCCTGGGGGAACGGGAGAATCCCAACATTTTGGGCACGTTCCCCAAAAGTTTGGGGGTCCCCATATTTTAGAGGGTCCCCGGTCCTCTGGGTGGGGGAGTTGGGGAAACCCCCCGAGCTTTGAGGGCTTGGTGATCGTCCTCAAAGGTTTAAGGGTGGGAGTTTGTGGGGGTCCCCAAAATTTGAGGGGGtcctgaggggtttttgggccccccaaaacctcctcgGGTCCCGCCAGGATTCATGAGGGCACCTCCCGCGGCTttggcgccccctggcggctCGGAGGACTCAGCCCCTCCCGCGGTTTTTAATGGGAAAAGTCCCGAGGGAAAACTTTGGGATTTCGCGagaattttggggggtttttccaACAGATTTTGGGGCCGTCCCCTCACCGAGCCGCGCGCTCTTCGGCCCTGTCCCGCCGCCGCTCCTCGGCCGCCCGGCGCCGCTCCTCGTCCCGGCGCCATTCCCGGAGCTTCGCCAGCTCCTgcccccggcgccgccgctcccgctcctGCCCCGCCTCCGTCAGGAGCCTGGGGGGCCCCAAAACTCAGGGGTACCCCCCTGAACCGCCCCGATCCCCAAAACCCCGGGGGGAATCCCCCAGACCTCCCCTgaaccccaaaatcctgggaaaccccccccccgagcccccaAATTTCCCTCTTAATATCCCAAATTTCCCCCCTTGAACCTCTACATTTCCCTCTTAATGCCCCTAAATCCCCCCTTGAACCCCCAATTCCCCCCCGAGCCCGTAGAATTCCCCCCTTAGATCTCAAAAATTTCCCCTTgaaccccccaaattccccccgaACCCCCAAATTTTCCTCCCGAACCTTCAGATTCTCCCTTTGAACCCCCAAATTTATCCCCTGAGCtcccaaattcccccccccagtcccccccaaAATTCACTTCTGGGTCTCGTCCTCCTCCGCCGGCGGCTGCCGGGGCGCCCCCAAGATTGAGGGGAGCCCCCCTAAATCCGGGGGGATTTCGGGGTCCGAGTCCGAGTCGGGGTCGTCCTCGTGAGCCACCAGccttggggggaggggggacacggggctcAGGGGGGTCCCCAGAAATTggggggaggatttggggggtcccgggggggattttgggggtccccgCCCTCACCAGTCCATGGCCGGTTCCACTCCGCGGTTCCCGGTCAGCGCCAGCGCCTTCGCCCTGCGGGACCGGGGGAGTCACCGGGGCCCCCCAAAACCCCGGGCCCCCCAATATCCCCAGGGCCCCATTCCCGGCCCCTCTCCCGTTACCGGAGCTACCGGGCACCCCCCGGGCAAGATGAGAACCCCTCCCCcggtgccccccaggtgtccccggttgtccccgcggtgtccccgCTCTCACGCGCGCCGGGCACCGAAGCCCATTTCCAGCAGCGTCTCCaaggcctggccgggcccggccccgccgcccgccgccatcATGGCGGCGCCGGGCGTCGTGTCACGTGGTTGTATCACGTGGTCTCGGCGGCGGCGATGGCGGCCGAGAGGGGACAAAACACGGCGCGAGTGCGCCGGGCGTGAGCGAGTCCCGGCACGACCCCAAAAATTGCCCTAAAgtgaccccaaaacccaaccaaaacacccaaaaaagcccacaaaattCTTGAACTGGGCCCAGATGTTCCTTGGGCTGACTGggtggggggggtttggggtgggttggAGGATCTGGAGGGGTCCTGGGAGGGTCTGGGGGAGATTTGAGGGGCCCTAAGAGTCTCCCACCCCCCAATTCCCCTCCCCccgtaaaaaaaaaaccaacaccaagCTCTTTTTGGGGGTTGGGGGTGAGAGTCAAAGCCTTTATTGGTGTCTCCCAAAATTTGGGGAggttcaggagctggagcagacaTGGCGCTGGCGGGGGGAGGGGCTGTCCGGAAGGTGGGGGTGGGGTGTGGGGGTGaccccctcttcctcctgcccctcctcctcctcctcttcctcctcctcctccttggggGCGGCGTTGGCAGCGCTGAGCAGGGGTGGGCCTGGGGGGGAGGGGCTGTCAGCACCCCCAGCACCAAATTTGggccccttccccaccccaaacctcccccacccccagacagaattttggggtttttgaggtgctgcccctcccccaccttCGCTCGGCTCCGAGGCTCCCACGACTTCGGGTTCCTCTGAATTTTGGGGAGAGGCTGAAAGATCTGGGGGTaggggaggggaaaaatcaCCTTGAACCCTtccaaaatccacccaaaaatctccccaaaatcctcccaaaaTCTCCTCTAAgtccccccaaatttccccaaaatcctTCCAGAATCTTCCCAAAAATCTCCTTAAAATCTGCCCTCAAAATCTcctcaaaatccccaaattccccccaaatccaaaAACTCTTCAAAATCTCCCCTagaacctccccaaaacccTCACCAAATCttcccaaaaccccccaaaatctccttAAAATCCTCTCCAAAATCTCCTCAAGACCCCCCCCCAATTGTCCCCAAGATCTCCCCgagaaatccccccaaaaatcctcccaaattcccccccagcccctcccccgcccctctcacctgtcccctccccctccccggggGCTCCTCCCTCGCTCCGCGTGTcctgtgggggtgggggaggggcacAGGTGAGCTCAGGTGGGGGGCGGGTCCCCCCAGCGCCCCTCCCCCCGCCCGGGCTCACCtgcgggggggggcggggccggcgggtgCCCCTCCCCCACTGCAGGTACCCCCCGAGGGTCAGCAGCGCCAGCAGCGTCCAGTTCCCGGCCACGCCCAGCACGGCCGAGGTCAGCGGGAAGTGGTAGAGCAGGTACCTGGCATGGGGGGGGACAggtgggacactggggacactgggggacactgggcacagggacaggtggGACAGAGACGGGTGCGACAGGTGTGAAAGGGGACAGGTGTGTGTGAcaccggggacagggacaggtgggacaggtgtgACACCGGggacagggagcacagggacaggtgtgtgtgacaccggggacagggacaggtgtgtgtgacaccagggacagggacaggtgtgtgtgacaccggggacagggagcacagggaaaggTGTGACaggtgtgacagggacaggtgtGTGTGACACCGGGGACatagggggacagggacaggtgggacagggacgGGTGTGACaggtgtgacagggacaggtgtGTGTGACACCGGAGACAGGGACAGGTGTGTGTGACACCAGGGACAGGTGTGACACCGGggacagggagcacagggacaggtgggacaggtgtgACAccggggacacagggggacagggacaggtgggacaggtgtgacaccggggacagggacaggtgggacaggtgtgACAccggggacacagggggacagggacaggtgggacagggacgGGTGTGACaggtgtgacagggacaggtgtgtgtgacaccggagacagggagcacagggaaaggtgtgacagggacaggtgggacaggtgtgacaccggggacacggggggacagggacagggacaggtgtgtgtgacaccagggacagggacaggtgggacaggtgtgACACGGGGGacagggggcacagggacaggtgtgacagggacaggtttgtgtgacactggggacacgggggacaccggggacagggacaggtgtgacagggacagggggcacagggacagggacaggtttGTGTGACACCGGggacagggagcacagggacaggtgggacagggacaggtgggacagggacaggtgggacaggtgtgacactgggggcacagggacaggttTGTGTGACACCGGAGACAGGTGGGACactgggggcacagggacaggtgtGTGTGACACCGGAGACAGGTGTGACACCGGggacagggagcacagggaaaggTGTGACaggtgtgacagggacaggtgtGACAGGTGTGACAccgggggcacagggacaggtgtgtgtgacaccggggacagggagcacagggaaaggTGTGACaggtgtgacagggacaggtgtGTGTGACACCGGGGACAGGTGTGACAccgggggcacagggacaggtgtgtgtgacacacacagggcaggggctgggcctgagctgtggggtttggggtcccgCTGGGGGGTCAGGACCCCTGGGGACCCCTCCCCACCCACCTGAGCCCGCTGAAGTGCGCGTGCACCCTGAGCCGCGCCCCGTAGAGCTGCACCCGCCGGCTCCGGATCTCCACGAACGCCCCCACGGTCGGGGTGTACTGGGGAGGGGGCACCAGGGCCTCAGAgaccctgggaccccccccaaCATACCCTGGGACCcgccaaaacaccccaaaaccccccttGAAAAtaccccaggaccccccagaccctgctgggacaccccaaaaccctctGGGAACCCCCAAAGCCCCTCCTGGGACCCCCTGGGATCCCTCCAGAAGCCCCCAGGCCCCTCTaagaccccccaaaccccactggtacccccccccaaacccccatgGGACCTCCTAAaacccccctgggacccccaagcCCCCTTTGGGGAACCCCAGACCCACGGGGTCCTCGCGGTAGCGCcccatcagctccagctccagggtCTGGCTCTGCTCGGCGAAGCCGCTGAGGAAGAGGCCGGCGAAGGCCGCGGTGTGCAGGGCCCGGAGCAGCCGCGAGCGGTAGTGCAGCATGGCCTGGGGGGAGAGGGGCAAATGGGGctaaattcccccaaatccaccccaaatccacagaATTCCCCGAAATCCCAACCCAGAAACCTCAAATCCAATTCCAGAGGCTTCAAGTTCTACCCTGGAGCTctcaaatccccccaaatccacccgAGAGcttaaatcccaccccaaatctcCCTAAAGTCTACCCCAGCCCCTTCaaattccaccccaaatcccaccccagaccccaaaccccactgaacccccctccccacccccaaatcccactccaGAGACctcaaatccaccccaaatctcccccaaatcccaccccagaccccaaaccccactgaACCTCCCCACCCACCCAAATCCCACTCCAGAGACCTCAAatctcccccaaatcccaccccaaaccccaaaccccactgaACCCCCCCACCCACCCAAATCCCACTCCAGACACctcaaatccaccccaaatctcccccaaatcccaccctggagcctgcccagccccacagggtcccccccagccccactggcaGCCCCGCAGGTCCCCGTGGGGCCGCACCGAGCGCGCGGCCGTGGCCAAGGGGCGGCCGCCGGCCCCGTAGCAGGTGAGGGTCACCATGAACATGCCGAGCTCGCGGTTCACCGGCGACTccggcagctccagctccagcgaGATCCGGTAGAGCTGCCCGTAGAGCAGCACCTGGGGGCAGCCCCACAGCTCCggaaccaccccaaacccacccccccaacatttcccctttttctttagGGTAGTTTGGCATcccccaaccccaaatccctcgtATTTTCAGGGTATTTTGGTTCCAAAAGCCCCAATTTTTTCTAAGGGTGTTTTTAGGACTCCTCCGGCCCCGAATTCCCCGAaattttggggatattttggcaCTGAATCCCCCCCATATTTTAAGGATATTTTTAGGATGTTATGGCCCCGAATTCCCCAAtttttttagggtatttttggGTCCACccagccccaaattccccaaatttttgggatattttagCCCCACATTCCCCCATTTTTTAGGATATTTTCAGGACATTTTGGCCCCACCTCCCCCCCCATCTTTAGGATATTTTtaagcacccccagccccaaatccccccccagATTTTGGGACATTCAGGCACCTTCTCGCGGTGCTCCCCCAGCAGGGACACATTGGCcgaggggaaggagcagagctcGGGGCCGGGGCTGTCACAGTCCGACCTGGGGGGGCCAAAAAAGGGGTCAGGGCTGGGGAATCAGGGTCCAAACCCCCAAATACCCCAATCCCCCACCCcctaaaacccccaaacccccgtGGCCCAGGTGTGCTCAGGAAACCCAATGGGaattttttcaccattttttttaGGGGATTATTTTAGGGTCACTCATCCCCCCCTCACCCCAAACtctccccaaacctccccaaaacccccccggCCACACCTGGACACACCTGAACCAGGTGCTCAGGGCACCCTACAGGACATCGGTTTAGGATTTCCTTTTTAGGTTCCCacatcccccaaaccccccctgaACTCCCAAactccccaggacccccccccaacccctgggagccccccagagcccccaagAACCACCCCAAAAGCCCCACCCGGGCACACCTGGACACACCtggacccccccagccccacccgaACCCGGTCCCCAGTGCAAATCACGGCCATAGAAGGGGGAGGGTCCCCATCCCCcgagccccccgagccccccgagccccccgcccACCTGAAGGCCAGGTGCAGCGGTCGCAGCACGGCGGCCGCGGGCAGGTAGGCCCAGTAGAAGGAGCCGTAGAGGAAGAGCGAggcccagagcaggagcagcgccaggctcagccccagccccccccgcagcagcgcccgccgcgccccccgGCCCAGCTGAGCCCCCCAGGTGAGGagcggggggggaggggcggccGAGAACCCccccggagccatcccggagcgggggaggggagggacGGGGGGGGAACCCCATGGGAGGAGCTGCGGAAGAAGGGGAGAGGTTACGGGGGGAGGGGAGAACCCCAGCcacaccccccctcccccccccccccgagcaGCCCCGAAatctgggggtggggaggggagccCAAAATTTATGGGATAACTCCAAATCTGGGGGGCAGCCCCAAAATCCAACTCCAACCCCGAAATCTATGGGGAGCTCCTGAAATCGATGGGgcaaccccaaaaaaatcccccctcTCTGATCCCAAAATCCGTGGGAGATTCCCAAAATTTATGGGGAGACCCTAAAATCTGTGGGAACGCCTGAAATCTCTGGGGCCGCCCCACAACTCCCTCCTCAGCCTGAAATCTACGGGGAACCCTCGAAGTCTCTGGGGCGCCCCCAAAGCTCCCGgcgtggggtgggggaggggagggagcccccggggagggggaggggccGCGGGAAGAAGGGGAGAGGTAATGGGGGGAGGGGCGGGCCCTCAGTCCCACCCCCGCCCCGAGAGCAGCCCCGCAATTTATGGgggaaccccaaaattccccccgCTCCTCAACCCCAAAATCTGTGGAGGAGTCCCAAAATTTATGGGGAAACCTTAAATGTGTGGGacaaccccaaaattcccctccCGCCCCCGTCCCAAAGTTTGTAGGGGATTCCCAAAATTCCGTCCCCAGCCCTAAAATCTCTGGAGGACCCCCAGaattccctccccagccccaaaaTCTGGAGGAACTCGAGGGTTTAGGGGTCCTGGGGGAGTTTTTGGGGTCCCGGAGAGGATTTGGGGCAGGGGGTTGAGGGATTTTCGGGAGATTTGGGGCGATTTTAGGGATTCCCTAGGGGTTTTCAGGGTCCCGGGGGGATCTGGGGGAGAGTTTGGGAGATTTTCGGGGCCCGGTTGAGTTTTGGAGGTCCAAGAGGGGGTTTAGGCGGAATTTTGGGGCGATTTGGGGAGATTTTCGGGGTTGCGGAGGGGATTTTAGGGGTCCCGGAGGAGTTTCTGAGGAGATTTTGAGGGATATGGGGGGTGCCGAGGGGATTTCGGGGGTCCCGAAAGGGATTCTAGATTATTTTaaggtgatttttggggttttggggtcgatttttggggtaattttgggggtttttggggccTCTCGCGCCCTTACCGAGTGCCGGCACCTCCCGCTTCCCGCCACGCCCTGGCCACGCCCCCGGGCCCGCCGCTTCCGGCTCCAAGCCACGCCCTCCCCATCTCATTGGTCAATCGCGgacttggccccgcccctcccggcttggccccgcccccagccccgcccatTGCGGGCCCGCCCGCGCTGGCCCCGCCCACtgcggccccgccggccccgccccgtcTCCATGGCAActggggggcttggggggctttttgggggtcccggggggattttgggggtctgaGGGGCCTTGGGAGGGCTCCTGGAGGGGCTtctggggtcctgggggggttttgggggg encodes:
- the LOC125320734 gene encoding ubiquinol-cytochrome-c reductase complex assembly factor 3-like translates to MVPRGPERPRKGRSGRGGTGAMAVDPRWPVALVRGAVPVALGLLLWVAMAGGEQDRQQTLKVQPGADSTSLSQRRRHNELIMAALREAAETDDNVAQRRVPWRK
- the DMAC1 gene encoding distal membrane-arm assembly complex protein 1, whose product is MSPPGAEAAPGAVSVPGPGSASPRPLLSGCWSCRLLSGAGLLMAAIWIYQGPRSTMRKGVPPSMGVLAQIIFAAGVGAWGIIILADPMGKQRRREP
- the UBXN1 gene encoding UBX domain-containing protein 1 isoform X2, yielding MMAAGGGAGPGQALETLLEMGFGARRAAKALALTGNRGVEPAMDWLVAHEDDPDSDSDPEIPPDLGGLPSILGAPRQPPAEEDETQKLLTEAGQERERRRRGQELAKLREWRRDEERRRAAEERRRDRAEERAARQRVREKIERDKAERAQRFAPVTPEPPPVTPQEPPAPREYDQCRIQVRLPDGRALTQSFRAREPLAAVRLFVELHRDTAGTGSTGSGGNGEPRSPPEPFSLRTAFPRRLFTEEDMEKPLQELGLVPSAVVIVAKKEGS
- the UBXN1 gene encoding UBX domain-containing protein 1 isoform X1, producing the protein MMAAGGGAGPGQALETLLEMGFGARRAAKALALTGNRGVEPAMDWLVAHEDDPDSDSDPEIPPDLGGLPSILGAPRQPPAEEDETQKLLTEAGQERERRRRGQELAKLREWRRDEERRRAAEERRRDRAEERAARQRVREKIERDKAERAQRVRGIPKETPKDWGGSRWGFGDPRRIQWDPAPPASNRFPSLPQFAPVTPEPPPVTPQEPPAPREYDQCRIQVRLPDGRALTQSFRAREPLAAVRLFVELHRDTAGTGSTGSGGNGEPRSPPEPFSLRTAFPRRLFTEEDMEKPLQELGLVPSAVVIVAKKEGS
- the BSCL2 gene encoding seipin is translated as MAPGGFSAAPPPPLLTWGAQLGRGARRALLRGGLGLSLALLLLWASLFLYGSFYWAYLPAAAVLRPLHLAFRSDCDSPGPELCSFPSANVSLLGEHREKVLLYGQLYRISLELELPESPVNRELGMFMVTLTCYGAGGRPLATAARSAMLHYRSRLLRALHTAAFAGLFLSGFAEQSQTLELELMGRYREDPYTPTVGAFVEIRSRRVQLYGARLRVHAHFSGLRYLLYHFPLTSAVLGVAGNWTLLALLTLGGYLQWGRGTRRPRPPPQDTRSEGGAPGEGEGTDLSASPQNSEEPEVVGASEPSEGPPLLSAANAAPKEEEEEEEEEEGQEEEGVTPTPHPHLPDSPSPRQRHVCSSS